From one Planococcus citri chromosome 3, ihPlaCitr1.1, whole genome shotgun sequence genomic stretch:
- the LOC135838955 gene encoding uncharacterized protein LOC135838955 produces MIELVFFFHYISDLVLSQVNLYLYLHKACLANTTTEKTYGACYIDQQGFTLVSKVTGSYYRWAMLFLCVFYVSLATSWSDTSGRRRRPLVFIAIFGQIMQSISGLINHFFDSSLIVAAISNMIFEFIGGIHMMFVVAQIYICEISAVGNRTMRLGLLWVVRLVCQLLGSGIANKYVFGFGFYYSYTLCIVLSIISLVLAALLVKDKFVIPEERRSLLRLFDVTRIVHCFKLVFKKSLGSKRLLVLLLLIAYVVVYCVYQGENGTASYVISYQLASLDSRVHWNALLFVRNLAIIFNTLLCCVILSKCLKIRDVSIGIFAGICNLIGVILHFLVGQIWHVYIAALLNAFHGVVLFTTVSFLSKFYDGKEFGRLFGVLNILFCLALISEWAYSILFVKTANCFLPAVFINSFFLNATVLVLYCISFMFWRLVSDPVS; encoded by the exons ATGATCGAATTGGTGTTTTTCTTCCACTACATTTCGGATCTCGTGCTTAGTCAGGTCAACCTTTACCTATACCTGCACAAAGCCTGCCTTGCCAATACAACGACCGAAAAAACTTACGGAGCTTGCTACATTGACCAACAAGGATTTACTTTAGTCTCTAAAGTCACAGGTTCTTATTATCGTTGGGCTATGTTATTTCTGTGCGTATTTTATGTATCATTAGCCACATCTTGGAGCGACACATCCGGTCGGCGTCGAAGACCACTCGTCTTCATAGCGATTTTCGGGCAAATCATGCAGTCCATCAGTGGcttaataaatcattttttcgattcgagtTTGATAGTGGCAGCCATTTCTAATATGATTTTCGAGTTCATTGGAGGAATACACATGATGTTTGTGGTGGCACAGATTTACATATGTGAGATATCCGCTGTAGGAAATCGTACCATGAGGTTGGGGCTGTTATGGGTAGTCAGGCTTGTATGTCAGCTACTTGGCAGTGGAATTGCAAATAAATATGTATTCGGTTTTGGATTTTACTACTCGTATACCTTATGTATTGTACTGTCAATTATTTCACTGGTACTAGCTGCCCTTCTAGTCAAAGATAAATTTGTCATTCCGGAGGAGAGACGGAGTCTTTTGCGATTGTTCGATGTGACCCGAATTGTCCACTGTTTCAAATTGGTGTTTAAGAAAAGCCTAGGAAGTAAACGACTGCTTGTTTTGTTGCTATTGATCGCGTACGTTGTGGTGTATTGTGTTTATcaag gtgaaaatgGAACTGCGTCTTACGTTATTAGTTATCAACTTGCATCGCTCGACAGTAGAGTTCATTGGAATGCTCTTCTCTTTGTTAGAAATCTTGCAATCATTTTCA ACACCCTGCTTTGTTGTGTCATCCTGAGTAAATGCTTAAAAATCCGCGATGTTTCGATTGGAATTTTTGCCGGCATCTGTAATCTCATCGGAGTCATTCTTCATTTCTTGGTTGGTCAGATATGGCACGTGTATATTG cggcGCTGTTAAATGCTTTTCATGGTGTGGTATTATTCACCACAGTttcttttttgagcaaattttacgACGGTAAAGAATTTG GAAGGTTGTTCGGTGTGCTCAATATCTTATTTTGCTTGGCTTTAATCAGCGAATGGGCGTATAGCattctttttgtaaaaactgccaACTGCTTTTTGCCAGCTGTATTCATAAatagttttttcttaaatgctACAGTTTTAGTATTATACTG TATTTCGTTCATGTTTTGGCGATTGGTGAGTGATCCTGTATCGTGA
- the LOC135838956 gene encoding uncharacterized protein LOC135838956 isoform X2, with protein MGSQSCMSANWERNHILLCILQNDKFVVPEEKLSFSKLFDATRIAHNFKLVFKKSLGKKRLLVLLLLIAYVLMYFVYEGENVFSTYYIINSLLGSLYATDQHWTALQVVKNIALIFSTLLCCVILSKCLKIRDVSIGIFASICNIIGVIFYFLVGQTWQLYVATMLNVCHGVILFTSVSFLSKFYDGKEFGRLFGVLNIFFCLALISKWAYATVFVKTIDSFPTAVYLSSLFLNIAVLVLYCISFMFWWLMSDSEVFEES; from the exons ATGGGTAGTCAGAGTTGTATGTCAGCTAATTGGGAACGGAATCACATATTACTTTGTATACTACAAA ACGATAAATTTGTCGTTCCGGAGGAGAAACtgagtttttcgaaattgttcGATGCAACACGAATTGCTCACAATTTCAAATTGGTATTTAAGAAAAGCCTAGGGAAAAAACGACTGCTCGTTTTATTGCTATTGATTGCATACGTTTTGATGTATTTTGTTTATGAAG GCGAAAATGTATTTTCTACTTATTACATTATTAATTCTCTACTTGGATCGCTCTACGCTACTGACCAGCACTGGACTGCTCTTCAAGTCGTTAAAAACATTGCACTTATTTTCA GCACCCTGCTTTGCTGTGTCATCCTgagtaaatgtttgaaaatacgTGATGTTTCGATCGGAATTTTTGCCAGCATCTGTAATATCAtcggagtcattttttatttcttggttGGCCAGACATGGCAACTTTATGttg cgaCGATGTTGAATGTTTGTCATGGAGTGATATTATTCACCAGTGTTTCTTTCTTGAGCAAATTTTACGACGGTAAAGAATTCG gaaggtTGTTTGGTGTGCTCAATATCTTCTTTTGCTTGGCTTTAATCAGCAAATGGGCGTATGCAACCGTTTTTGTAAAAACTATCGACAGCTTTCCAACAGCTGTATACTTGAGTAGTTTATTCTTAAATATTGCAGTTTTAGTGTTATACTG CATTTCGTTCATGTTTTGGTGGTTGATGAGTGATTCTGAAGTTTTTGAAGAATCTTAA
- the LOC135838956 gene encoding uncharacterized protein LOC135838956 isoform X1: protein MIEFAFFFYYISDIVLNQVHTQLYLHKACLANSTNEQSYNDCYNYKGGLILVSPVTSSYYRWAMLLLGVFYVSLATSWSDISGRRRKPLVIIAVLSQIMESLTGFAHYFFISSMIVTFISNTILEFIGGMNMMFVVAQIYICETSAVENRTMRLGLLWVVRVVCQLIGNGITYYFVYYKVRFFFSYALCFVLSFISMLLTALLDDKFVVPEEKLSFSKLFDATRIAHNFKLVFKKSLGKKRLLVLLLLIAYVLMYFVYEGENVFSTYYIINSLLGSLYATDQHWTALQVVKNIALIFSTLLCCVILSKCLKIRDVSIGIFASICNIIGVIFYFLVGQTWQLYVATMLNVCHGVILFTSVSFLSKFYDGKEFGRLFGVLNIFFCLALISKWAYATVFVKTIDSFPTAVYLSSLFLNIAVLVLYCISFMFWWLMSDSEVFEES from the exons ATGATCGaattcgcgttttttttctACTACATTTCGGATATCGTGCTTAATCAGGTCCACACTCAGCTATACCTGCACAAAGCTTGCCTTGCCAATTCAACGAACGAACAGTCTTACAATGATTGCTATAACTACAAAGGAGGATTAATATTAGTCTCGCCAGTCACAAGTTCTTATTATCGTTGGGCTATGCTACTTCTGGGTGTATTTTATGTATCATTAGCCACATCTTGGAGCGACATATCAGGTCGACGTCGAAAACCACTCGTGATCATAGCGGTCTTAAGTCAAATCATGGAATCACTCACTGGCTTCgcgcattattttttcatttcgagtatGATAGTGACATTCATTTCTAATACGATTTTAGAGTTCATCGGAGGAATGAATATGATGTTCGTAGTGGCACAGATTTACATCTGCGAGACGTCCGCTGTAGAAAATCGTACCATGAGGTTGGGGCTCTTATGGGTAGTCAGAGTTGTATGTCAGCTAATTGGGAACGGAATCACATATTACTTTGTATACTACAAAGttagatttttcttctcgtaTGCCTTATGTTTTGTATTGTCATTTATTTCGATGTTACTAACTGCCCTTCTAGACGATAAATTTGTCGTTCCGGAGGAGAAACtgagtttttcgaaattgttcGATGCAACACGAATTGCTCACAATTTCAAATTGGTATTTAAGAAAAGCCTAGGGAAAAAACGACTGCTCGTTTTATTGCTATTGATTGCATACGTTTTGATGTATTTTGTTTATGAAG GCGAAAATGTATTTTCTACTTATTACATTATTAATTCTCTACTTGGATCGCTCTACGCTACTGACCAGCACTGGACTGCTCTTCAAGTCGTTAAAAACATTGCACTTATTTTCA GCACCCTGCTTTGCTGTGTCATCCTgagtaaatgtttgaaaatacgTGATGTTTCGATCGGAATTTTTGCCAGCATCTGTAATATCAtcggagtcattttttatttcttggttGGCCAGACATGGCAACTTTATGttg cgaCGATGTTGAATGTTTGTCATGGAGTGATATTATTCACCAGTGTTTCTTTCTTGAGCAAATTTTACGACGGTAAAGAATTCG gaaggtTGTTTGGTGTGCTCAATATCTTCTTTTGCTTGGCTTTAATCAGCAAATGGGCGTATGCAACCGTTTTTGTAAAAACTATCGACAGCTTTCCAACAGCTGTATACTTGAGTAGTTTATTCTTAAATATTGCAGTTTTAGTGTTATACTG CATTTCGTTCATGTTTTGGTGGTTGATGAGTGATTCTGAAGTTTTTGAAGAATCTTAA
- the LOC135838958 gene encoding uncharacterized protein LOC135838958 isoform X1, with protein sequence MIELAFFFHYISDIVLNQVNSQQYLRKACVIDNKTTGDSFLKCYTQQQGFVSFVWPVTGSIYRWAMLFLCVFYVSLAASWSDTSGRRRRPLIFIAIFGQIMLSFSGFMNHSFKTSMIVTFISNSIFEFIGGINMMFVVAQIYICETAAVENRTMRLGLLWVVRIVCQIIGYGIASNIINNVGFLMAYMICLGLSIIAGVIAAFRVYDKFVVPEDSEEKQSFSQLFDVTRIAHSFKLVFKQSLGRKRLLVVLLLIAYVLVYCVYEGDNGTASYIINSLLESLAGTILHRSSLEFAKNVAIIFCTLFCCVILSKCLKVRDVSIGMFAGICNLIGVILYFFVGQTLHLYIDTMLNAFHGVILFTSVSYMSKFFDGKEFGRLFGVLNIFFCFVLINAWAYGILFAKNIDSYSPAAYYLCRVFLNIAVLVLYCISFFYWQLVSDPEL encoded by the exons ATGATCGAATTAGCGTTTTTCTTCCACTATATTTCGGATATTGTGCTTAATCAGGTAAACTCTCAGCAATACCTGCGTAAAGCCTGCGTTATTGACAATAAAACGACCGGAGATTCTTTCTTAAAATGCTATACCCAGCAACAAGGATTTGTATCATTTGTCTGGCCAGTCACAGGTTCTATTTATCGTTGGGCTATGCTATTTCTGTGCGTATTTTATGTATCATTAGCCGCATCTTGGAGCGACACATCCGGTCGGCGTCGAAGACCGCTCATCTTCATAGCGATTTTCGGACAAATCATGCTGTCATTCAGTGGCTTCATGAATCATTCTTTCAAAACGAGTATGATAGTTACTTTCATTTCTAATTCGATTTTCGAATTCATTGGAGGAATAAATATGATGTTCGTTGTGGCACAGATTTACATCTGCGAAACGGCCGCTGTAGAAAATCGTACCATGAGATTGGGGCTATTATGGGTAGTCAGAATTGTATGCCAGATAATTGGCTATGGAATCGCAAGTAACATTATAAACAATGTTGGATTTCTCATGGCGTATATGATTTGTCTTGGACTGTCAATTATTGCGGGGGTGATAGCTGCATTTCGAGTGTACGATAAATTTGTCGTTCCGGAGGACTCGGAGGAGAAACAGAGTTTTTCGCAATTGTTCGATGTGACCCGAATTGCCCACAGTTTCAAATTGGTGTTTAAACAAAGCCTAGGGAGAAAACGACTGCTTGTTGTATTGCTATTGATAGCATACGTTTTGGTGTATTGTGTTTACGAag GCGATAATGGAACTGCTTCTTACATTATTAATTCCCTACTGGAATCGCTCGCGGGTACCATTCTACACAGGTCTTCTCTTGAATTCGCTAAAAATGTTGCAATTATTTTCT GTACCCTGTTTTGCTGTGTTATCCTGAGTAAATGTTTGAAAGTCCGTGATGTTTCGATCGGAATGTTTGCCGGCATCTGTAATCTCATCGGAGTCATTTTATATTTCTTTGTCGGGCAGACATTGCACCTTTATAttg atACGATGTTGAATGCTTTTCATGGTGTGATATTATTCACCAGTGTTTCTTACATGAGCAAATTTTTCGACGGTAAAGAATTTG gaaGGTTGTTTGGTGTGCTGAATATCTTCTTTTGCTTTGTTCTAATCAACGCATGGGCGTATGGAatcctttttgcaaaaaatatcgaCAGCTATTCGCCAGCTGCATATTACTTATGTAGGGTTTTCTTGAATATTGCAGTTTTGGTGTTATACTG CATTTCGTTCTTTTATTGGCAATTGGTGAGTGATCCTGAATTGTGA
- the LOC135838958 gene encoding uncharacterized protein LOC135838958 isoform X2: MRLGLLWVVRIVCQIIGYGIASNIINNVGFLMAYMICLGLSIIAGVIAAFRVYDKFVVPEDSEEKQSFSQLFDVTRIAHSFKLVFKQSLGRKRLLVVLLLIAYVLVYCVYEGDNGTASYIINSLLESLAGTILHRSSLEFAKNVAIIFCTLFCCVILSKCLKVRDVSIGMFAGICNLIGVILYFFVGQTLHLYIDTMLNAFHGVILFTSVSYMSKFFDGKEFGRLFGVLNIFFCFVLINAWAYGILFAKNIDSYSPAAYYLCRVFLNIAVLVLYCISFFYWQLVSDPEL, translated from the exons ATGAGATTGGGGCTATTATGGGTAGTCAGAATTGTATGCCAGATAATTGGCTATGGAATCGCAAGTAACATTATAAACAATGTTGGATTTCTCATGGCGTATATGATTTGTCTTGGACTGTCAATTATTGCGGGGGTGATAGCTGCATTTCGAGTGTACGATAAATTTGTCGTTCCGGAGGACTCGGAGGAGAAACAGAGTTTTTCGCAATTGTTCGATGTGACCCGAATTGCCCACAGTTTCAAATTGGTGTTTAAACAAAGCCTAGGGAGAAAACGACTGCTTGTTGTATTGCTATTGATAGCATACGTTTTGGTGTATTGTGTTTACGAag GCGATAATGGAACTGCTTCTTACATTATTAATTCCCTACTGGAATCGCTCGCGGGTACCATTCTACACAGGTCTTCTCTTGAATTCGCTAAAAATGTTGCAATTATTTTCT GTACCCTGTTTTGCTGTGTTATCCTGAGTAAATGTTTGAAAGTCCGTGATGTTTCGATCGGAATGTTTGCCGGCATCTGTAATCTCATCGGAGTCATTTTATATTTCTTTGTCGGGCAGACATTGCACCTTTATAttg atACGATGTTGAATGCTTTTCATGGTGTGATATTATTCACCAGTGTTTCTTACATGAGCAAATTTTTCGACGGTAAAGAATTTG gaaGGTTGTTTGGTGTGCTGAATATCTTCTTTTGCTTTGTTCTAATCAACGCATGGGCGTATGGAatcctttttgcaaaaaatatcgaCAGCTATTCGCCAGCTGCATATTACTTATGTAGGGTTTTCTTGAATATTGCAGTTTTGGTGTTATACTG CATTTCGTTCTTTTATTGGCAATTGGTGAGTGATCCTGAATTGTGA
- the LOC135838959 gene encoding uncharacterized protein LOC135838959 isoform X2, whose translation MIELVFFFHHISDIVLDLVNSELYLRKACISENTTGVPGRAFIFCYGKQEGFVSFVWPVTGSIYRWAMLFLCVFYVSLATSWSDTSGRRRRPLVFIAIFGQIMQSICGLMNYFLNSGFIVTFICNSIFEFIGGINMMFVVAQIYICETVAVENRTMRLGLLWVVKLVCKLICIYGYGNIIHNVGSLYSYILCLVLSIIAGVLAAFRVYDKFVVSEEKQSFSQLFDVTRIVHSFKLVFKQSLGKKRQLVLLLLIAYVLMYCVYEGENGTTSLINSLLESLTGTTLHRSSFEFVKDFAIIFNMMLKAFHGVILLTSVSYLSKFFDGKEFGRLFSVLNIFFCFVLINTWVYGILFAKTINSYSLAAYLGSIFLNIAVLVLYCISFFYWRLVSDPEL comes from the exons ATGATAGAATTGGTGTTTTTCTTCCACCATATTTCGGATATCGTGCTTGATCTGGTAAACTCTGAGCTATACCTGCGCAAAGCCTGCATTTCCGAAAATACGACCGGAGTGCCCGGAAGGgctttcattttttgctatGGCAAGCAAGAAGGATTTGTATCATTTGTCTGGCCAGTCACAGGTTCTATTTATCGTTGGGCTATGCTATTTTTGTGCGTATTTTATGTATCATTAGCCACATCTTGGAGCGACACATCCGGTCGGCGTCGAAGACCGCTCGTCTTCATAGCGATTTTCGGACAAATCATGCAGTCCATTTGTGGcttaatgaattattttttaaattcgggTTTCATAGTGACATTCATTTGTAATTCGATTTTCGAGTTCATCGGAGGAATAAATATGATGTTCGTAGTGGCACAGATTTACATCTGCGAAACTGTCGCTGTAGAAAATCGTACCATGAGGTTGGGGCTGTTATGGGTGGTCAAACTTGTATGCAAGCTAATTTGCATATACGGATACGGAAATATCATACACAATGTTGGATCTCTCTACTCGTATATCTTATGTCTTGTACTGTCAATTATTGCGGGGGTTCTAGCTGCCTTTCGAGTCTACGATAAATTTGTCGTTTCGGAGGAGAAACAGAGTTTTTCGCAATTGTTCGATGTAACCCGAATTGTCCACAGTTTCAAATTGGTGTTTAAGCAAAGCCTAGGAAAAAAACGACAGCTTGTTTTATTGCTATTGATAGCGTACGTTTTGATGTATTGTGTTTACGAag GCGAAAATGGAACTACTTCTCTCATTAATTCCCTACTTGAATCGCTCACGGGTACCACTCTACACAGGTCTTCTTTTGAATTCGTTAAagattttgcaattattttca atATGATGTTGAAAGCTTTTCATGGTGTGATATTACTCACCAGTGTTTCTTACTTGAGCAAATTTTTCGACGGTAAAGAATTTG gaaggtTGTTTAGTGTGCTCAATATCTTCTTTTGCTTTGTTTTAATCAACACATGGGTGTATGGAAtcctttttgcaaaaactaTCAACAGCTATTCGCTAGCTGCATACTTGGGTAGTATTTTCTTAAATATTGCAGTTTTGGTGTTATACTG CATTTCGTTCTTTTATTGGCGATTGGTGAGTGATCCTGAATTGTGA
- the LOC135838959 gene encoding uncharacterized protein LOC135838959 isoform X1 codes for MIELVFFFHHISDIVLDLVNSELYLRKACISENTTGVPGRAFIFCYGKQEGFVSFVWPVTGSIYRWAMLFLCVFYVSLATSWSDTSGRRRRPLVFIAIFGQIMQSICGLMNYFLNSGFIVTFICNSIFEFIGGINMMFVVAQIYICETVAVENRTMRLGLLWVVKLVCKLICIYGYGNIIHNVGSLYSYILCLVLSIIAGVLAAFRVYDKFVVSEEKQSFSQLFDVTRIVHSFKLVFKQSLGKKRQLVLLLLIAYVLMYCVYEGENGTTSLINSLLESLTGTTLHRSSFEFVKDFAIIFSILFCGVILSKFLKVPDVSIGMFAGICNLIAVISYLFVGQTLHRYIDMMLKAFHGVILLTSVSYLSKFFDGKEFGRLFSVLNIFFCFVLINTWVYGILFAKTINSYSLAAYLGSIFLNIAVLVLYCISFFYWRLVSDPEL; via the exons ATGATAGAATTGGTGTTTTTCTTCCACCATATTTCGGATATCGTGCTTGATCTGGTAAACTCTGAGCTATACCTGCGCAAAGCCTGCATTTCCGAAAATACGACCGGAGTGCCCGGAAGGgctttcattttttgctatGGCAAGCAAGAAGGATTTGTATCATTTGTCTGGCCAGTCACAGGTTCTATTTATCGTTGGGCTATGCTATTTTTGTGCGTATTTTATGTATCATTAGCCACATCTTGGAGCGACACATCCGGTCGGCGTCGAAGACCGCTCGTCTTCATAGCGATTTTCGGACAAATCATGCAGTCCATTTGTGGcttaatgaattattttttaaattcgggTTTCATAGTGACATTCATTTGTAATTCGATTTTCGAGTTCATCGGAGGAATAAATATGATGTTCGTAGTGGCACAGATTTACATCTGCGAAACTGTCGCTGTAGAAAATCGTACCATGAGGTTGGGGCTGTTATGGGTGGTCAAACTTGTATGCAAGCTAATTTGCATATACGGATACGGAAATATCATACACAATGTTGGATCTCTCTACTCGTATATCTTATGTCTTGTACTGTCAATTATTGCGGGGGTTCTAGCTGCCTTTCGAGTCTACGATAAATTTGTCGTTTCGGAGGAGAAACAGAGTTTTTCGCAATTGTTCGATGTAACCCGAATTGTCCACAGTTTCAAATTGGTGTTTAAGCAAAGCCTAGGAAAAAAACGACAGCTTGTTTTATTGCTATTGATAGCGTACGTTTTGATGTATTGTGTTTACGAag GCGAAAATGGAACTACTTCTCTCATTAATTCCCTACTTGAATCGCTCACGGGTACCACTCTACACAGGTCTTCTTTTGAATTCGTTAAagattttgcaattattttca GCATCCTGTTTTGCGGTGTTATtctgagtaaatttttgaaagtcccTGATGTTTCGATCGGAATGTTTGCCGGCATCTGTAATCTCATCGCAGTCATTTCATATCTCTTTGTCGGTCAGACATTGCATCGTTATAttg atATGATGTTGAAAGCTTTTCATGGTGTGATATTACTCACCAGTGTTTCTTACTTGAGCAAATTTTTCGACGGTAAAGAATTTG gaaggtTGTTTAGTGTGCTCAATATCTTCTTTTGCTTTGTTTTAATCAACACATGGGTGTATGGAAtcctttttgcaaaaactaTCAACAGCTATTCGCTAGCTGCATACTTGGGTAGTATTTTCTTAAATATTGCAGTTTTGGTGTTATACTG CATTTCGTTCTTTTATTGGCGATTGGTGAGTGATCCTGAATTGTGA
- the LOC135838959 gene encoding uncharacterized protein LOC135838959 isoform X3: MIELVFFFHHISDIVLDLVNSELYLRKACISENTTGVPGRAFIFCYGKQEGFVSFVWPVTGSIYRWAMLFLCVFYVSLATSWSDTSGRRRRPLVFIAIFGQIMQSICGLMNYFLNSGFIVTFICNSIFEFIGGINMMFVVAQIYICETVAVENRTMRLGLLWVVKLVCKLICIYGYGNIIHNVGSLYSYILCLVLSIIAGVLAAFRVYDKFVVSEEKQSFSQLFDVTRIVHSFKLVFKQSLGKKRQLVLLLLIAYVLMYCVYEGENGTTSLINSLLESLTGTTLHRSSFEFVKDFAIIFSILFCGVILSKFLKVPDVSIGMFAGICNLIAVISYLFVGQTLHRYIDMMLKAFHGVILLTSVSYLSKFFDGKEFAFRSFIGDW, encoded by the exons ATGATAGAATTGGTGTTTTTCTTCCACCATATTTCGGATATCGTGCTTGATCTGGTAAACTCTGAGCTATACCTGCGCAAAGCCTGCATTTCCGAAAATACGACCGGAGTGCCCGGAAGGgctttcattttttgctatGGCAAGCAAGAAGGATTTGTATCATTTGTCTGGCCAGTCACAGGTTCTATTTATCGTTGGGCTATGCTATTTTTGTGCGTATTTTATGTATCATTAGCCACATCTTGGAGCGACACATCCGGTCGGCGTCGAAGACCGCTCGTCTTCATAGCGATTTTCGGACAAATCATGCAGTCCATTTGTGGcttaatgaattattttttaaattcgggTTTCATAGTGACATTCATTTGTAATTCGATTTTCGAGTTCATCGGAGGAATAAATATGATGTTCGTAGTGGCACAGATTTACATCTGCGAAACTGTCGCTGTAGAAAATCGTACCATGAGGTTGGGGCTGTTATGGGTGGTCAAACTTGTATGCAAGCTAATTTGCATATACGGATACGGAAATATCATACACAATGTTGGATCTCTCTACTCGTATATCTTATGTCTTGTACTGTCAATTATTGCGGGGGTTCTAGCTGCCTTTCGAGTCTACGATAAATTTGTCGTTTCGGAGGAGAAACAGAGTTTTTCGCAATTGTTCGATGTAACCCGAATTGTCCACAGTTTCAAATTGGTGTTTAAGCAAAGCCTAGGAAAAAAACGACAGCTTGTTTTATTGCTATTGATAGCGTACGTTTTGATGTATTGTGTTTACGAag GCGAAAATGGAACTACTTCTCTCATTAATTCCCTACTTGAATCGCTCACGGGTACCACTCTACACAGGTCTTCTTTTGAATTCGTTAAagattttgcaattattttca GCATCCTGTTTTGCGGTGTTATtctgagtaaatttttgaaagtcccTGATGTTTCGATCGGAATGTTTGCCGGCATCTGTAATCTCATCGCAGTCATTTCATATCTCTTTGTCGGTCAGACATTGCATCGTTATAttg atATGATGTTGAAAGCTTTTCATGGTGTGATATTACTCACCAGTGTTTCTTACTTGAGCAAATTTTTCGACGGTAAAGAATTTG CATTTCGTTCTTTTATTGGCGATTGGTGA